One Dictyoglomus thermophilum H-6-12 DNA window includes the following coding sequences:
- a CDS encoding CehA/McbA family metallohydrolase, whose protein sequence is MSREFHYNIELYPEDSKKLIPLELEVPEGIKEIVIKANLDPEFLSHEESKKLIREAIKNYISQGFEPLDIKQISAEILDKIIREFSPLRNIVNLRVIDADGDFRGTGDQRFTKGIPIKIGTYESTLGCVSGEIKPGIWQLILEIKQILKKCVLNIVVYLNREEITKVKDVILPYTPVIREPYDKSGWVKGDIHLHSYHSDGELSIEELIKFSIKRGLDFIFLTDHNKISGFHTIEWEFYPIYGGIEFTTFWGHFLGLGLKEYISWDLVNPSLGIRRLSEMVRSQGGIFCVAHPYTMSAPVCPGCRCEIYLDYNFVDAIEIWTGSFERRRFEITESIKRWREILKNGFRVTALGSSDMHKIEDIKEDVPVNYLYVEDLSEESILKAIKEGRAYVTSGPEIEFYINDYSIGDSVNFDEDLILKYACGRESELRIIYNGDEYIKIPNTKKGAFHLKVKDPGYIYLEFWEGKKLIAFTNPIYLI, encoded by the coding sequence ATGAGCAGGGAGTTTCATTACAACATAGAGTTATATCCTGAAGACTCTAAAAAGCTTATTCCTTTAGAGTTAGAGGTTCCTGAAGGTATTAAGGAGATAGTTATCAAAGCTAACCTTGACCCTGAATTTTTATCTCATGAAGAATCTAAGAAATTGATAAGAGAGGCTATTAAAAATTATATATCACAGGGTTTTGAACCTTTAGACATAAAACAAATATCTGCTGAGATATTGGATAAGATAATAAGAGAATTTTCTCCATTAAGAAATATAGTTAATTTAAGAGTTATAGATGCTGATGGAGATTTTAGAGGTACAGGAGATCAGAGATTTACTAAAGGAATTCCAATAAAAATTGGGACTTATGAGAGTACTCTTGGGTGTGTCTCAGGAGAGATAAAGCCTGGAATTTGGCAATTAATACTTGAGATAAAGCAGATTCTAAAAAAGTGTGTTCTAAATATAGTAGTGTATCTTAATAGAGAGGAAATAACAAAGGTTAAAGATGTTATACTTCCGTATACTCCTGTGATAAGGGAGCCTTATGATAAAAGTGGATGGGTGAAAGGTGATATTCATCTTCATTCCTATCATAGTGATGGAGAGTTATCTATAGAAGAACTTATAAAATTTAGTATAAAAAGAGGCCTTGATTTTATATTTCTTACTGATCACAATAAAATATCAGGTTTTCATACTATTGAGTGGGAGTTTTATCCTATTTATGGAGGTATTGAATTTACTACTTTTTGGGGACATTTTTTGGGTTTAGGTCTTAAGGAATATATTTCCTGGGATTTAGTAAATCCCAGTTTAGGTATAAGAAGATTGAGTGAGATGGTAAGATCTCAAGGTGGAATTTTTTGTGTTGCTCACCCTTATACTATGTCAGCTCCTGTGTGTCCGGGATGTAGATGTGAGATTTATCTTGACTATAATTTTGTAGATGCTATAGAGATATGGACAGGATCCTTTGAGAGGAGAAGATTTGAAATTACAGAGTCAATAAAGAGATGGAGAGAGATTTTGAAAAACGGATTTAGGGTGACTGCTCTTGGAAGTTCGGATATGCATAAGATAGAGGATATAAAAGAAGATGTACCTGTGAATTATTTGTATGTAGAGGATTTGAGTGAGGAGAGTATTTTAAAAGCTATTAAAGAGGGTAGAGCTTATGTTACTTCGGGCCCAGAGATAGAGTTTTATATAAATGATTATTCCATAGGAGATAGTGTAAATTTTGATGAAGACCTAATACTCAAATATGCTTGTGGAAGAGAAAGTGAGCTTAGAATTATATATAACGGAGATGAATATATAAAAATACCTAATACTAAGAAAGGAGCTTTCCATTTAAAGGTTAAAGATCCTGGCTATATTTATTTGGAATTTTGGGAAGGGAAAAAGCTAATAGCTTTTACTAATCCTATATATTTAATATAA
- a CDS encoding chromate transporter, whose protein sequence is MGIYEALIKVFFKIGLFGFGGGYAIIALIRYLVVLEEKWLNDLEFIDVVAISQVTPGPIAINAATFIGYKMGGILGSLLATLSSVLAPFILVLFASYFVHKINQEKVKTYLTLLSPLTFSLIVAGTYSILKSSVLDFWGTVIFILSFILGYKYKWSLTKTLLFTGLLGEIIYFLVK, encoded by the coding sequence ATGGGTATATATGAAGCATTAATAAAAGTATTTTTCAAAATAGGACTTTTTGGGTTTGGCGGTGGATATGCTATTATCGCTCTCATAAGATACTTAGTCGTATTAGAAGAGAAATGGCTTAATGATCTTGAATTTATCGATGTTGTTGCCATATCTCAAGTGACTCCAGGACCTATAGCAATTAACGCGGCAACCTTTATAGGTTATAAGATGGGAGGAATTTTAGGAAGTTTACTTGCAACCTTAAGCTCTGTCCTTGCTCCTTTTATATTAGTGCTTTTTGCTTCCTATTTTGTTCACAAAATAAATCAAGAAAAAGTTAAAACATACTTAACTTTGCTTTCTCCTCTTACATTCTCTCTCATTGTTGCTGGAACATATAGTATTTTAAAAAGTTCTGTTTTAGACTTTTGGGGAACTGTTATTTTTATCCTATCCTTCATTTTAGGCTATAAATACAAATGGAGTCTCACAAAAACCTTATTATTTACAGGCCTCTTAGGAGAGATCATTTACTTTTTAGTCAAATAG
- a CDS encoding chromate transporter encodes MNLWELFFVFLKIGWLTLGGGYVMVPLFLEEIVKKKGWMDEETFLQTLTLAQLFPGPIAFNLAVAVGYKLKRIKGAIISGIAVVLPSFISILVIAIFFLNFEKSKIVQGLFYGIRPAIASAMVIAVLELIKKRKWSKLNIISFLFMSVLLIFFKVNPIYLILISLGVVILWVYMKH; translated from the coding sequence ATGAATTTGTGGGAATTATTTTTTGTGTTCCTAAAAATCGGATGGCTTACCCTCGGAGGGGGCTATGTAATGGTCCCCCTATTCTTGGAAGAGATCGTAAAGAAAAAAGGCTGGATGGATGAAGAGACCTTTTTACAAACCCTAACCCTTGCCCAGTTATTTCCAGGACCTATCGCCTTTAATCTTGCCGTTGCAGTAGGATATAAATTGAAAAGAATAAAAGGAGCCATTATCTCTGGAATTGCTGTGGTTCTTCCCTCTTTCATATCAATTCTTGTAATTGCTATATTCTTCTTAAACTTTGAGAAATCAAAAATAGTACAAGGACTTTTCTATGGCATAAGACCTGCCATTGCTTCAGCCATGGTAATTGCAGTATTAGAACTTATTAAAAAAAGAAAGTGGAGCAAATTAAATATAATTTCTTTTTTGTTTATGTCAGTACTGCTAATATTCTTTAAGGTTAATCCTATTTATTTAATTCTCATCTCCTTAGGAGTAGTGATTTTATGGGTATATATGAAGCATTAA
- a CDS encoding SDR family oxidoreductase encodes MSYVEELFSVKDKVAFFTGGGGILASAISEGLGKAGAKIVLTDINEKALMTQVEKLKSMGITAEGFVMNALEKENVKEVAEKVKNMFGKIDILLNAAGGNIPEAVTSDKVTFWDLPIESIQKVVNINLFAGAIIPSQIIGKMMVENPEGGVIINFASMSSFRPLTRVVGYSAAKAAVANFTQWLAVYVAKEFSPKVRVNAIAPGFLITNQNRYLLLNEDGTLTPRGKAVIEHTPMGRFGEPEELIGTIIWLASPASSFVTGAVIPIDGGFNAFSGV; translated from the coding sequence ATGAGCTACGTTGAAGAACTTTTTTCCGTAAAAGATAAGGTGGCCTTCTTTACTGGTGGAGGCGGGATCTTAGCTTCTGCCATCTCTGAAGGTTTAGGAAAAGCAGGAGCAAAAATAGTCCTAACCGATATAAATGAGAAAGCTTTAATGACTCAAGTCGAAAAGTTAAAAAGTATGGGAATTACTGCTGAAGGTTTTGTGATGAATGCATTGGAAAAGGAAAATGTGAAAGAAGTTGCAGAAAAAGTTAAAAACATGTTTGGAAAAATCGACATTCTTCTTAATGCTGCAGGAGGAAATATCCCCGAAGCAGTTACTTCTGATAAAGTAACTTTCTGGGATCTTCCTATAGAATCCATCCAAAAAGTAGTAAATATAAATCTTTTTGCTGGTGCTATCATTCCAAGCCAAATAATTGGTAAGATGATGGTAGAAAACCCAGAAGGAGGAGTAATTATAAATTTTGCTTCTATGTCTTCTTTTAGGCCTCTGACAAGGGTAGTAGGATACTCTGCAGCAAAGGCTGCAGTGGCTAATTTCACTCAATGGCTTGCAGTATATGTAGCAAAAGAATTCTCACCCAAAGTAAGAGTTAATGCTATCGCTCCCGGATTTCTTATCACCAATCAGAATAGATACCTCCTTCTAAATGAAGATGGAACTCTTACTCCCCGAGGTAAAGCAGTAATTGAACATACCCCAATGGGAAGATTTGGAGAACCAGAGGAACTTATAGGAACTATAATTTGGCTTGCCTCCCCTGCTAGTTCTTTTGTCACAGGAGCAGTTATACCTATTGACGGTGGTTTTAATGCCTTCTCAGGAGTATAA
- a CDS encoding gluconokinase, with product MDKEKLVLAVDLGTTNIKTGLINREGKIISLVQKELPLEKDSTGKAEHDPEKIFNIFVESIRETTRGYEDKVGILITSSYMFGLLPLDKNMKPLTGIITLLDTRTKEIFEDLLKEADFQEIYKRTGCPPLLYYPFVRIYWLKKKHREIFDLAKFYLGSKSFLIYKLIGEPYTEPSIDSSTQLLNIHTLNWDPYILDFLGITYENLPKVVSADKILGTLPKSTLDLLGLKGEVLLAVGLYDGGAVGTGIGALGGDGIGIINIGTTAMFRVPHPKAVFDDPKKMRIQVPYFFDSKWFPGGGINNAGIILKWYRDNLFNLNYEEQSKIAKDIETDNLFFLPYLTGERNPEIGSIASGVLFGLRPHHTKAHIIRAGMEGVSYIIRMLYETLRELGIEVKEVRSGGGGTKSDTWMQILSDILGVEVAVTRVEETALLGSAILGFTLLGEFSSYKEATEKLVKIEKVYIPNKEKADYYNKKFEFFTYLTHNLKEAFSIHSQL from the coding sequence ATGGATAAAGAAAAGTTAGTCTTAGCCGTTGATCTTGGAACAACTAACATAAAAACTGGATTAATCAATAGAGAAGGCAAGATAATATCTCTTGTCCAAAAAGAATTACCTCTCGAAAAAGACAGTACAGGAAAAGCAGAACATGATCCTGAGAAAATATTTAATATTTTCGTAGAAAGCATTAGAGAGACCACAAGAGGTTATGAGGATAAAGTTGGCATTTTAATAACCTCCTCCTATATGTTTGGACTATTACCTTTGGACAAAAATATGAAGCCTCTCACAGGAATCATAACCCTCCTTGATACACGCACAAAAGAGATATTTGAAGACCTTCTAAAAGAAGCAGATTTTCAAGAAATTTACAAGAGAACAGGATGTCCTCCCTTACTTTATTACCCCTTTGTAAGAATATATTGGTTAAAGAAAAAACACAGAGAGATTTTTGATTTGGCTAAATTTTATCTTGGCTCTAAATCTTTCCTAATATATAAGCTAATTGGAGAGCCTTATACTGAGCCGAGCATTGATTCCTCAACCCAACTTTTAAATATCCATACCTTAAATTGGGATCCTTACATACTTGATTTTCTTGGAATCACATACGAAAATCTTCCAAAGGTTGTTTCTGCAGATAAAATTCTTGGGACATTACCCAAAAGTACTCTTGATCTCTTAGGATTAAAGGGAGAAGTACTTCTTGCGGTAGGACTTTACGATGGTGGAGCAGTAGGTACTGGAATTGGAGCTTTAGGAGGAGATGGAATAGGAATAATTAATATAGGAACTACTGCTATGTTTAGAGTACCCCATCCAAAAGCAGTATTTGATGATCCTAAAAAAATGCGAATTCAAGTACCTTATTTCTTTGATAGTAAATGGTTCCCAGGTGGTGGAATAAATAACGCTGGAATAATACTAAAATGGTATAGAGATAATTTATTTAATTTGAATTATGAAGAACAAAGTAAAATAGCAAAAGATATAGAAACAGATAATCTATTCTTCTTACCCTATCTCACAGGGGAGAGAAATCCAGAAATAGGAAGTATTGCTTCTGGAGTTTTATTTGGATTGAGACCACATCACACCAAGGCCCACATAATAAGGGCAGGAATGGAAGGAGTTTCATATATCATAAGAATGCTTTATGAAACTTTAAGAGAGTTAGGAATAGAAGTAAAGGAAGTAAGATCAGGAGGAGGAGGAACAAAATCTGATACTTGGATGCAGATTCTTTCAGATATATTAGGAGTAGAGGTTGCAGTAACAAGGGTAGAAGAAACTGCCCTTCTTGGTTCTGCAATTCTCGGCTTTACTCTATTAGGAGAATTCTCCTCCTATAAAGAAGCTACAGAAAAACTTGTAAAGATTGAAAAAGTCTACATACCTAATAAAGAAAAAGCAGATTATTATAATAAAAAATTTGAATTTTTTACCTACCTAACTCATAATTTAAAAGAAGCTTTTTCTATACACAGTCAATTATAA
- a CDS encoding tagaturonate epimerase family protein has product MLNLLEELLKPFSIFVYPQSLRKINEELYIFVAKINNTKNIGIIKQNQSIYFSNPYFSEDKKIEKTGFSVNIYPLNFENYQKLKEIIPINPKTCNKKISFGTGDRLGLVTSAQLSVLKDYNLFPILAQQSPRELIKTKRDFKDVLLKSVIGVLEIGYTDSYGADADHIKDEKYLMEAIDAGYTMYTLDISDFIERIENLTSKEIREKYEKISSFSKKIIEKYAGKKIKISNEEYFELSYDELCKSAIVYEKALSFVEMVYEILRSKLLEFDIEVSIDEGERDTTPEDHFFVVQFLHEKGIDFKSLAPKFPGEFQKGIDYIGDIKKFENELKKQYALTKALEGYRLSLHSGSDKFSIYKSFYKITEGNFHIKTSGTSWLEAVKTIARYSPDLFLELYHIALENLEESKKAYKVSITKEEFPKEIKEDYIEFLKKPNVRQLFHISYGVLLDEKREEIYEILNKNEKEHYQYVSENIRKHLKNLFEEE; this is encoded by the coding sequence ATGCTAAACTTATTAGAAGAATTGTTAAAACCTTTTTCAATCTTTGTTTACCCTCAATCTTTAAGAAAAATCAATGAGGAGTTATATATTTTTGTGGCCAAAATAAATAATACAAAAAATATAGGAATAATTAAGCAAAATCAATCTATTTACTTTTCAAATCCTTATTTTTCTGAGGACAAAAAAATAGAAAAAACAGGGTTCTCTGTAAACATTTATCCTTTAAATTTTGAAAATTATCAAAAATTAAAAGAGATAATACCTATAAATCCAAAAACATGTAATAAAAAGATCTCCTTTGGAACAGGAGATAGATTAGGACTTGTAACCTCCGCTCAACTCTCTGTTCTTAAAGATTACAATCTTTTCCCGATACTTGCCCAACAGTCCCCAAGAGAACTCATAAAAACCAAGAGAGATTTTAAAGATGTACTACTCAAAAGTGTCATAGGAGTATTAGAGATAGGTTACACAGACAGCTATGGAGCAGATGCAGATCATATAAAGGACGAAAAATATCTTATGGAAGCTATAGACGCAGGGTATACTATGTACACCCTTGATATAAGTGATTTTATTGAAAGAATTGAAAACCTTACTTCAAAAGAGATAAGAGAAAAATACGAAAAAATTTCTTCTTTTTCCAAAAAAATTATTGAAAAGTATGCAGGCAAAAAAATCAAAATCTCTAATGAAGAGTATTTCGAACTATCCTATGATGAACTCTGCAAATCTGCTATTGTTTACGAAAAAGCCCTATCTTTTGTAGAGATGGTATATGAAATCCTAAGAAGTAAACTTCTTGAATTTGATATAGAAGTATCAATTGACGAAGGAGAAAGAGATACTACCCCTGAAGATCACTTCTTTGTTGTCCAATTTTTACATGAAAAAGGAATTGATTTCAAGAGTTTAGCTCCCAAATTCCCAGGCGAATTTCAAAAAGGGATAGATTATATAGGAGATATTAAAAAGTTTGAAAATGAGCTAAAAAAACAATATGCCTTAACCAAGGCTCTAGAAGGATACCGACTGAGCCTCCATTCAGGTAGCGATAAATTTAGTATTTATAAAAGCTTCTACAAAATAACAGAGGGAAATTTCCATATAAAGACATCAGGCACTAGTTGGCTTGAAGCTGTTAAAACAATAGCAAGATATTCTCCTGATTTATTCCTTGAGTTATACCATATTGCTCTTGAAAATTTAGAAGAAAGTAAAAAAGCGTATAAAGTAAGCATAACTAAAGAGGAGTTTCCAAAAGAAATTAAAGAAGACTATATAGAATTTCTTAAAAAACCTAATGTAAGACAGTTATTCCATATCTCTTATGGAGTTCTCCTTGATGAAAAAAGAGAAGAAATATATGAGATATTGAACAAAAACGAGAAAGAACATTATCAGTATGTATCAGAAAATATTAGAAAACATCTAAAGAATTTATTTGAGGAGGAGTAA
- the gndA gene encoding NADP-dependent phosphogluconate dehydrogenase, with amino-acid sequence MKNYVGLIGLAVMGQNLALNIARKGYSISVYNRTPDRTKEFVEKRVKEEKIYPYYDLKSFVESLEKPRKIILMVKAGQPVDDMINELLPYLEPGDLIIDGGNSYFKDTSRRIRELKEKEILYLGMGVSGGEYGALHGPSLMPGGTKEAYKLVEEMLLKIAAKTEDGPCCTYVGDDSAGHFVKMVHNGIEYAIMQLIAEVYDVMRKVLNMTSEEIGDVFQTWNNGELNSFLMEISYKIMRRKDEETGKPLVEVILDKAEQKGTGKWTSQTALDLGIPTPTLNMAVEARIISHFKDLRVNLSKTLPVPKENLSLNREELIRDLEKALLFGVFISFSQGLWLIDEASKTFNYNIDLSEVLRIWKGGCIIRAKLLNFLREIIKENPQNANLLASEKAVNFLKDKIESAKRISNLGKLTGIPLLCLNSALDYYFALATENLPANLIQAQRDFFGAHTYERIDKEGIFHTEWEKLE; translated from the coding sequence ATGAAAAATTATGTAGGTTTAATAGGATTGGCTGTTATGGGTCAAAACCTAGCATTAAACATAGCAAGGAAAGGATATTCTATTTCAGTTTATAATAGAACTCCAGACAGGACTAAAGAGTTTGTAGAAAAAAGAGTAAAAGAAGAAAAGATCTATCCCTATTATGACTTAAAATCCTTTGTGGAAAGCCTTGAAAAGCCAAGAAAAATAATTCTAATGGTGAAAGCAGGGCAACCTGTAGACGATATGATCAACGAACTACTCCCTTATTTAGAACCTGGTGATTTGATCATTGACGGCGGCAATTCTTACTTCAAAGATACTTCCCGAAGAATTAGAGAACTAAAAGAAAAAGAAATACTTTACTTAGGAATGGGAGTTTCTGGTGGAGAATACGGCGCCCTACATGGGCCTTCTCTTATGCCCGGAGGAACAAAGGAAGCTTATAAACTTGTGGAAGAAATGCTTCTTAAAATTGCTGCAAAAACTGAGGATGGTCCCTGCTGTACTTATGTAGGAGATGATTCTGCAGGCCATTTTGTAAAAATGGTCCATAACGGTATTGAATATGCCATAATGCAACTCATCGCAGAAGTCTATGATGTGATGAGAAAAGTATTAAATATGACTTCGGAGGAAATTGGTGATGTATTCCAAACCTGGAATAACGGAGAACTAAATTCCTTTCTTATGGAAATATCTTATAAAATAATGAGGAGAAAAGATGAGGAAACAGGAAAACCTCTTGTAGAAGTTATATTGGATAAAGCAGAACAGAAAGGAACAGGTAAATGGACTTCTCAAACAGCCCTTGATCTTGGTATTCCAACCCCAACTTTAAACATGGCCGTAGAAGCAAGAATAATATCTCATTTTAAAGACTTAAGAGTAAACTTATCAAAAACACTGCCAGTGCCTAAAGAAAACTTATCTTTAAATAGAGAAGAGCTAATAAGAGACCTTGAAAAAGCTCTACTCTTTGGAGTATTTATATCCTTCTCTCAGGGACTCTGGCTAATAGATGAGGCCTCAAAAACCTTCAATTACAACATAGATCTATCAGAAGTACTGAGGATTTGGAAGGGTGGATGCATTATAAGAGCCAAGCTTCTGAACTTCTTAAGGGAAATCATAAAAGAGAATCCTCAAAATGCAAATCTTCTTGCTTCGGAAAAGGCAGTAAATTTCTTAAAGGATAAAATAGAATCCGCAAAGAGAATCTCAAACCTTGGAAAACTAACAGGAATTCCTCTTCTCTGCTTAAACTCTGCTCTTGACTACTATTTTGCCCTTGCTACAGAGAATCTTCCTGCAAATTTAATCCAAGCTCAAAGAGATTTCTTTGGAGCCCACACTTATGAAAGGATAGATAAAGAGGGAATCTTCCATACCGAATGGGAAAAACTCGAATAG
- a CDS encoding D-isomer specific 2-hydroxyacid dehydrogenase family protein, translated as MMYRIAIVNSSSFGKYFPEHIERLKKIGDVERFTLPGDLHGKELAEKLMGFNIIVASVTPFYDKEFFEYKDETLLITRHGIGYNNIDIKSATEKGTIVTKVPGIVEREAVAETAVALLMTVIRKIREASLTAREGKWEERAKFIGWEVKDKIVGIIGYGNIGSRVGEILKNGFNAKIIAYDPNIPPEVLKEKGVEPVSLEELIRNSDIISLNASLNEKSRHMISDKEFSMMKDNVIIINTARGELMDEEALIRAIKSGKVAGVGLDVMKDEPPDPQNPLLHMENVVVTPHIAAYTYECLKGMGDKVVADVERVVNQEIPEEIINKEVLERLPWIKKS; from the coding sequence ATCATGTACCGTATTGCCATTGTAAACTCTAGCAGTTTTGGGAAATATTTTCCTGAACATATAGAGAGACTTAAGAAGATTGGAGATGTAGAAAGATTTACTCTCCCAGGAGATCTTCATGGGAAAGAATTAGCAGAGAAGCTAATGGGATTTAATATTATTGTTGCCAGTGTTACCCCATTTTATGATAAAGAATTTTTTGAATATAAGGATGAAACCTTATTAATTACAAGACATGGAATTGGATACAACAATATTGATATCAAATCTGCAACAGAAAAGGGAACCATTGTAACAAAGGTTCCTGGAATAGTAGAAAGAGAAGCAGTAGCAGAAACTGCTGTAGCTCTGCTTATGACGGTAATTAGAAAAATAAGAGAAGCTTCTTTGACAGCAAGAGAAGGAAAGTGGGAAGAAAGAGCTAAATTTATAGGATGGGAAGTAAAAGACAAAATAGTTGGAATAATAGGATACGGAAATATTGGAAGCAGAGTCGGAGAGATATTAAAAAATGGATTCAATGCAAAAATAATAGCCTACGATCCTAATATACCTCCCGAAGTACTTAAAGAGAAGGGAGTAGAACCAGTATCTCTTGAAGAACTCATTAGAAACTCAGACATTATTTCTCTTAATGCTTCTTTAAATGAAAAGAGCAGACATATGATCTCTGATAAAGAATTTTCCATGATGAAGGATAATGTAATTATTATAAATACAGCAAGAGGAGAGCTAATGGATGAAGAGGCTCTGATAAGAGCTATAAAATCAGGCAAGGTTGCAGGAGTAGGCCTAGATGTTATGAAAGATGAACCACCTGATCCCCAAAACCCTCTCCTTCATATGGAAAATGTAGTAGTTACTCCACATATTGCAGCCTATACCTATGAATGCCTGAAGGGAATGGGCGACAAAGTAGTAGCTGATGTGGAAAGAGTAGTAAACCAAGAAATACCTGAGGAAATAATAAATAAAGAAGTATTGGAGAGATTACCATGGATAAAGAAAAGTTAG